In Virgibacillus sp. NKC19-16, a single genomic region encodes these proteins:
- a CDS encoding RNA degradosome polyphosphate kinase, giving the protein MKQLDNPAYYNNREISWLAFNKRVLDEAFDTTNPLLERLKFIAIVSSNLDEFFMVRVAGLKDQVKAGFNKPENKAGLTPKQQLAKIAEENHQLVKSQYQIFDTLSEQLTEENISIISVDQLTKQDTAELEVYFDEQIFPILTPMAIDAYHQFPMLLNKSVNLAVVLEDTSDTNGKFLKKAIVQVPAVLDRFVKIGDNGQYLLLEDIISHFIGKLFKGYHVRSITEFRITRNADMTLHEEGARDLLKEIEKELKKRKWGAAVRLEVRGGRHDQYMVDLLLSELEIHKDDLYVVDGPLDLTFLFSFREEQKDNEHLFYQTLIPQPPQDIFPGENIFEAARKRDVFLHHPYESFEPVVDLVVDAADDPDVLAIKQTLYRVSGDSPIIEGLKRAAEGGKQVTVLVEFKARFDEEQNVHWAKELEKAGCHVIYGINFLKTHSKITLVVRNHGEKIERFVHLGTGNYNDSTAKTYTDMGLITTKRKFGMDATNFFNYLSGFTEIPEFHHISMSPFNIRNDFINYIDEEIRIHKEKGNGHIIAKMNSITDKPLIKKLYEASQAGVEIDLIIRGICCLKPGIEGVSDTIRVRSIVGRFLEHTRIFYFYSNGIEKIFLSSADMMTRNMEKRVELSFPIYERCVKDQVKEILSIILSDNQKAREQESDGSYHYVKPSPGEKKINSQMALYDMAYHVMDDEE; this is encoded by the coding sequence ATGAAGCAACTGGATAATCCAGCGTATTATAACAACCGGGAAATCAGCTGGCTTGCTTTTAATAAACGTGTGCTGGATGAAGCTTTTGATACAACAAATCCATTGCTAGAACGGTTGAAATTTATTGCGATTGTTTCCTCGAATCTGGATGAATTTTTTATGGTGCGGGTAGCAGGACTGAAAGATCAGGTGAAAGCGGGTTTTAATAAGCCGGAAAATAAAGCAGGATTAACGCCAAAGCAACAATTGGCCAAAATAGCAGAAGAGAATCATCAGCTCGTGAAAAGTCAGTACCAGATATTTGATACATTAAGCGAACAATTAACAGAAGAAAATATTTCGATTATTTCAGTGGATCAGCTTACGAAGCAAGATACAGCGGAACTTGAAGTTTATTTTGATGAACAAATCTTTCCGATACTTACTCCGATGGCAATTGATGCTTACCATCAATTTCCGATGCTGTTAAATAAGTCGGTGAATTTAGCGGTTGTGCTTGAAGACACATCTGATACTAACGGTAAATTTTTGAAAAAAGCAATTGTACAAGTCCCTGCTGTTTTGGACAGGTTCGTAAAAATTGGTGATAATGGGCAGTATTTATTGCTGGAGGACATCATCAGCCATTTTATAGGAAAGCTTTTCAAAGGATATCATGTTAGATCCATCACTGAATTCCGTATTACTCGAAATGCAGATATGACACTACACGAAGAAGGGGCCAGGGATCTCCTCAAAGAAATAGAAAAGGAATTAAAGAAACGAAAGTGGGGAGCTGCTGTCCGTCTAGAAGTCCGTGGTGGGAGACACGATCAATATATGGTTGATCTGTTATTAAGCGAATTGGAAATACATAAAGACGATTTATATGTGGTGGATGGACCGCTGGATTTAACCTTTTTATTCAGCTTTAGAGAGGAACAGAAGGATAATGAACATTTATTCTATCAAACATTAATACCGCAGCCACCTCAGGATATTTTTCCCGGGGAGAATATATTTGAGGCTGCAAGGAAGCGGGATGTTTTTTTGCATCATCCCTACGAATCATTTGAGCCAGTAGTTGATTTGGTCGTTGATGCTGCGGATGACCCGGACGTTTTAGCGATCAAACAAACATTATACCGGGTCAGTGGTGATTCTCCCATTATTGAAGGATTAAAACGAGCTGCTGAAGGTGGCAAACAGGTAACTGTTCTGGTTGAATTCAAGGCAAGATTTGACGAAGAGCAGAATGTCCATTGGGCAAAGGAACTGGAAAAAGCCGGGTGTCATGTGATCTATGGCATAAACTTCTTAAAAACCCATAGCAAAATAACCTTAGTGGTTCGAAATCACGGGGAAAAAATTGAACGTTTTGTTCATCTGGGCACAGGTAATTACAATGATTCAACTGCTAAGACGTATACAGATATGGGGCTAATTACAACGAAACGCAAATTTGGAATGGATGCAACCAATTTTTTTAATTATTTAAGTGGATTCACGGAAATCCCGGAATTTCATCACATTTCTATGTCACCATTTAATATCCGGAATGACTTTATTAATTATATCGATGAAGAAATCCGTATCCATAAGGAAAAAGGAAATGGACATATCATTGCTAAAATGAATTCCATCACGGATAAACCACTGATTAAAAAACTCTATGAGGCATCTCAAGCTGGTGTCGAAATTGACTTAATTATCCGTGGGATATGCTGCCTGAAGCCGGGAATAGAAGGTGTTAGCGACACCATTCGGGTCCGTAGTATTGTCGGGAGATTTCTGGAACATACCAGGATTTTTTATTTTTACAGTAATGGAATAGAGAAAATTTTCTTGTCATCTGCAGATATGATGACAAGGAATATGGAGAAACGGGTAGAGTTGTCATTCCCGATTTATGAACGATGTGTAAAAGATCAAGTCAAAGAAATTCTCTCCATCATCCTTAGCGACAATCAGAAAGCGAGGGAACAGGAAAGCGACGGATCTTATCATTATGTTAAACCATCCCCCGGCGAAAAAAAGATCAACAGCCAGATGGCATTGTATGATATGGCTTATCATGTGATGGATGATGAGGAATAG
- a CDS encoding YfcC family protein, with product MKKKESSSKKRFVMPDAFIIIFSIVFLASVATYFIPAGSYERENVDNVTQVVPDSYSTVESNPTNLLDLFKSVQLGLVESANIIFLIFIIGGIVAIINSTGSINTGINALIVKTKGRYMILIMSVAAIFGILATMGVAANAVIAFIPIGIALARSLNLDAIVGVATVYLGYYAGMVAGVFDPTILGLAQSIAELPLFSGITLRIVIFITLIIITITYINFYAKKVKNDPSKSLMGDRLFTDNNDESAGQVKDANFTGKQKLIVLTFFVFIIFFVYGAFNYGWSINELAAIFLIMGVVVALIAKITPNQFISTFMDGARSLVYGALVVGIARAVIVVLEQGNILDTIVHAALVPLESTSLFVGGQLLFAFNLLFNLLVTSGTGQASIIMPLMVPIVDLLGLTRQTGVLILKLGDGFTNIITPTSGVLMAVLAVGGVQWTKWAKFVLPLLLMWVAVGAIAVGFATLTGYGPF from the coding sequence ATGAAGAAGAAAGAAAGTAGTTCCAAAAAACGGTTTGTGATGCCAGATGCGTTTATTATTATCTTTAGCATCGTGTTTCTGGCCTCGGTTGCGACATATTTCATACCCGCTGGTTCGTATGAAAGAGAGAACGTTGATAATGTCACACAGGTTGTTCCTGACAGTTATTCAACCGTGGAATCAAATCCTACTAACTTACTGGATCTATTTAAGTCCGTACAATTAGGACTGGTTGAGTCAGCGAATATTATATTTTTAATATTTATCATAGGCGGTATCGTAGCCATTATTAATTCGACAGGCTCCATTAATACTGGTATTAATGCCTTAATTGTAAAAACAAAAGGGCGTTACATGATATTGATTATGTCTGTTGCTGCGATATTTGGTATATTAGCTACCATGGGTGTGGCCGCCAATGCTGTTATCGCATTTATCCCGATCGGTATCGCATTGGCACGTTCGCTTAATCTGGACGCGATCGTTGGTGTAGCAACGGTGTATTTAGGGTATTATGCGGGGATGGTTGCAGGGGTATTTGATCCCACCATACTTGGTTTAGCCCAATCCATAGCTGAATTACCACTCTTTTCTGGTATAACGCTGCGCATTGTGATATTCATAACGCTTATTATCATCACGATTACATATATTAATTTTTATGCGAAAAAAGTGAAAAATGATCCATCAAAATCGTTGATGGGTGACAGGCTGTTTACGGATAATAATGATGAATCGGCAGGACAAGTGAAAGATGCGAACTTTACTGGAAAACAAAAATTAATCGTGTTGACATTCTTCGTATTTATTATCTTCTTTGTCTATGGTGCTTTTAACTATGGCTGGAGTATAAATGAACTTGCCGCAATATTTTTGATAATGGGTGTAGTTGTTGCTCTCATAGCAAAAATAACACCAAATCAATTTATCAGTACGTTTATGGATGGGGCGAGATCTCTTGTTTACGGGGCTTTGGTCGTCGGTATTGCGCGGGCAGTTATTGTTGTTCTTGAACAGGGAAATATTCTTGATACCATTGTTCATGCTGCACTTGTTCCGTTAGAATCAACTTCCCTATTTGTAGGTGGTCAATTGCTATTTGCATTTAATTTGCTGTTTAATCTATTGGTCACATCCGGTACAGGACAAGCATCCATCATCATGCCATTAATGGTTCCAATTGTTGATTTATTAGGCTTAACAAGACAAACGGGGGTACTCATTCTGAAACTAGGAGATGGATTTACAAATATCATCACTCCTACATCTGGTGTGCTTATGGCGGTGCTAGCCGTAGGAGGCGTGCAGTGGACAAAATGGGCCAAGTTTGTTTTACCATTATTATTAATGTGGGTTGCTGTTGGGGCGATTGCTGTAGGCTTTGCGACTTTGACTGGGTATGGGCCTTTTTAG
- a CDS encoding nucleoside hydrolase codes for MKKPIIIDTDPGIDDVVAITAALFLQALDVKLITTVGGNVGIENTTRNAVDLLTFLGKDISVAKGVGDPLVSNPRTASHVHGSTGVGEYRFEEKANETLLTNENAIVALKNHIMHSPEPVTLVAIGPLTNIALLLKTFPETLDNIEEIVLMGGAVEGGNATPVAEFNIYADPHAAKIVFDTSINIVMFGLDVTRLTSVTNEDVEKLRGLGQAGEMVYQMLHYYKHAYSDGKITIHDLCTIFYLTRPDLFDLKRANVNVVTEGDAAGCTITNFTDDGNVSACVGADVERFRKELISVFEGIF; via the coding sequence ATGAAAAAGCCTATTATTATTGATACAGATCCTGGGATTGACGATGTTGTGGCGATTACTGCGGCATTATTTTTGCAAGCATTAGACGTTAAGTTAATAACGACAGTTGGCGGAAATGTCGGAATTGAAAATACAACAAGGAATGCGGTTGATTTGCTGACCTTTTTAGGAAAGGACATATCGGTCGCGAAAGGTGTTGGAGATCCACTTGTAAGTAACCCTAGAACTGCATCCCATGTCCATGGAAGTACTGGTGTGGGTGAATATCGGTTTGAGGAAAAAGCAAATGAGACTTTGCTGACAAATGAGAACGCCATTGTTGCGTTGAAAAATCACATTATGCATTCGCCTGAGCCTGTGACACTTGTTGCGATTGGGCCACTTACGAACATTGCTCTTTTATTGAAGACGTTTCCGGAGACGCTGGACAACATTGAAGAGATTGTTTTGATGGGTGGTGCTGTAGAGGGTGGAAACGCAACACCGGTAGCTGAATTTAATATATACGCGGATCCGCATGCAGCAAAGATTGTTTTTGACACCAGTATTAATATTGTCATGTTTGGCTTGGACGTGACACGGCTAACAAGTGTGACAAACGAGGATGTTGAAAAACTAAGAGGACTTGGGCAAGCTGGAGAAATGGTTTATCAAATGCTTCATTACTACAAACATGCCTATTCGGATGGAAAAATCACTATCCATGACTTATGTACAATCTTCTATCTAACACGCCCTGATCTTTTTGACCTTAAACGTGCAAACGTAAATGTGGTAACAGAAGGGGATGCAGCAGGATGTACCATCACAAATTTTACGGATGATGGGAATGTTTCCGCCTGCGTGGGAGCAGATGTAGAGAGATTTCGAAAAGAATTAATTTCCGTATTTGAAGGTATTTTTTAA
- a CDS encoding Ppx/GppA family phosphatase, giving the protein MQKRYYSIIDIGSNSMRLVIYVQQNSGRLHEVENVKAVARLRNYLDDDQMLTQVGIDILIDTLKSFKEVLKTYQLTNFVCAATATIRQAENKQDLKKMVKEQIGWEMWILSEQKEAYYGYLAVVNSTSITEGVTVDIGGGSTEVTYFKDRKLMESYSFGFGALTLKEFISPEKSLEKGLANMREYIYGQFSTYSWLKDRNIPLIGIGGSARNMAQIDQNMNKYPLAGLHQYKMNGSDIAKISNYLSSLSWGEMQKVEGLSKDRSDSILPAVEVFHCLFQTIQADCFVLSRKGLRDGIFYEQLYQDHVTPILPNVLEDSIQELINDYSLNVKQISHVQYLTRKLFNNLQAKGMASLTKQDWQMLELASNVFYLGDYIDSESSSQHTFYLLANRTIDGIMHVDRLKLALVASFKNKTIFKQFLAPFKHWFLKEERKKLRMLGAMLKFTYSLDATKRQVVQDFYLKVKGDTIHLTLHCNNDYMPEAYQAEKQKKHLEKMVHKHIELTFTDIRYGVSH; this is encoded by the coding sequence ATGCAGAAGAGATATTATTCTATTATTGATATTGGTTCAAATTCGATGCGGTTGGTGATTTATGTTCAGCAAAATTCCGGGCGATTGCATGAGGTTGAAAATGTAAAGGCTGTTGCTCGTTTGCGTAATTATCTTGATGATGATCAAATGCTGACACAGGTTGGGATAGACATCTTAATTGATACATTAAAAAGCTTTAAAGAGGTTCTAAAAACCTATCAGCTTACCAATTTTGTCTGCGCAGCAACAGCAACGATACGACAGGCGGAAAATAAACAGGATCTCAAGAAGATGGTCAAAGAACAGATAGGTTGGGAGATGTGGATCTTATCCGAGCAGAAGGAAGCCTATTATGGTTATCTGGCTGTCGTAAATTCAACTTCCATCACAGAAGGAGTAACCGTCGATATTGGCGGTGGAAGTACAGAAGTAACCTATTTCAAAGACCGCAAGCTTATGGAGTCCTACAGCTTCGGTTTCGGTGCGCTGACATTGAAAGAATTTATTTCACCTGAGAAGTCTCTTGAAAAAGGACTCGCCAACATGCGCGAATACATTTATGGACAATTCAGTACGTATTCCTGGTTAAAGGATAGAAATATTCCATTAATCGGCATTGGCGGTAGTGCGCGTAATATGGCTCAAATTGATCAAAATATGAATAAGTACCCACTGGCAGGACTGCATCAATATAAAATGAACGGTAGTGACATTGCGAAAATCAGTAACTATTTATCCTCCTTGTCATGGGGCGAGATGCAGAAAGTGGAAGGATTATCAAAGGATCGCTCGGACTCTATTCTCCCTGCTGTTGAAGTGTTTCATTGCTTATTTCAGACAATACAGGCGGACTGTTTTGTCTTAAGCAGAAAAGGGTTGCGGGACGGGATCTTTTATGAACAGCTGTACCAGGATCACGTTACACCGATTCTTCCAAATGTCTTGGAGGACAGTATACAGGAACTAATTAATGATTATAGCTTGAATGTAAAACAAATATCGCATGTCCAATACTTAACACGAAAGTTATTTAATAACCTTCAGGCGAAGGGAATGGCTTCATTAACAAAACAGGATTGGCAGATGCTGGAACTTGCAAGCAATGTATTTTATCTCGGTGATTACATCGATTCGGAGTCAAGCTCACAGCATACGTTCTATTTGCTTGCAAACCGTACCATTGATGGGATTATGCATGTGGACCGGCTGAAACTGGCATTAGTTGCATCGTTTAAGAACAAAACCATCTTTAAACAGTTTCTGGCTCCGTTTAAACACTGGTTTTTGAAAGAAGAGCGAAAAAAACTCCGGATGCTTGGAGCAATGCTGAAATTCACCTATAGTCTGGATGCGACAAAACGGCAGGTTGTTCAAGATTTTTATCTGAAGGTGAAAGGCGATACCATTCACCTTACACTCCACTGCAATAATGATTATATGCCTGAAGCGTACCAGGCAGAGAAACAGAAGAAACATCTGGAGAAAATGGTACATAAGCATATAGAACTAACATTTACGGATATCAGGTACGGCGTGTCGCATTAA
- a CDS encoding M20 peptidase aminoacylase family protein, with product MNNNIEQRVMDTFHHLHNNAEISWKEHETTSYIENILKESGFDVRTFDDCTGVIGDYGNFNAGLPVVAVRADIDALWQEVDGEFQANHSCGHDAHMSMVLGLLWKLEQEEDLAEKIAVRFIFQPAEEKGSGALKMVEKNVVDDVDYLFGVHLRPVQEAKMGHATPVIVHGATRMYSGVIRGEDAHGARPHLNHNAIEIGAQIVNMMKQIHVDPLVPHSAKMTGFQAGGESTNIIPGNAHFSLDIRAQTNEEMDKLDAKVNHIMDTLKSLYDVDIELNLIGEIAAAKLNDDAIDMVRGAIVDTLGEEGLDEPLITPGGDDFHYYTIKKPSLKATMLGLGCDLKPGLHHPNMTFNKKALQNGTDILYKAVKNVYSL from the coding sequence ATGAATAATAATATCGAACAACGTGTTATGGATACGTTTCATCACCTGCATAACAATGCAGAAATTAGCTGGAAAGAGCATGAGACCACGAGTTATATCGAAAATATTTTAAAGGAAAGTGGGTTTGATGTCAGAACATTTGATGATTGCACGGGTGTCATTGGGGACTATGGCAATTTTAATGCAGGTTTACCGGTAGTGGCTGTACGTGCGGATATTGACGCGTTATGGCAAGAGGTGGATGGAGAATTTCAAGCAAATCATTCGTGTGGTCATGATGCGCACATGTCGATGGTTTTAGGTTTGTTATGGAAACTTGAGCAGGAGGAGGATTTAGCTGAAAAGATAGCTGTCCGATTTATTTTTCAGCCTGCAGAGGAAAAGGGCTCCGGTGCCCTGAAAATGGTGGAAAAAAATGTGGTGGATGATGTCGACTATTTATTTGGTGTCCATCTAAGGCCGGTGCAGGAAGCCAAAATGGGGCATGCCACGCCAGTCATTGTCCATGGAGCGACTAGAATGTATAGTGGTGTAATTCGAGGTGAGGATGCCCACGGGGCGCGCCCACATCTCAATCATAATGCGATTGAAATTGGCGCTCAGATTGTAAACATGATGAAGCAAATTCATGTTGATCCGCTCGTTCCGCATTCTGCCAAAATGACCGGATTTCAGGCCGGGGGTGAAAGTACGAACATTATTCCCGGCAATGCGCACTTTTCATTGGATATCAGAGCACAAACGAATGAAGAAATGGATAAGTTAGACGCAAAAGTTAATCATATTATGGATACCCTCAAAAGTTTATATGATGTGGATATAGAACTAAACCTTATTGGAGAGATTGCTGCGGCTAAATTAAATGATGATGCGATAGATATGGTGCGCGGGGCGATTGTGGACACGCTGGGTGAAGAAGGGCTGGACGAGCCATTAATTACGCCTGGTGGTGATGATTTTCATTATTACACCATTAAGAAGCCTTCCTTGAAAGCAACCATGTTAGGCCTTGGATGTGACTTAAAACCCGGCTTACATCATCCAAATATGACCTTCAATAAAAAGGCATTACAAAATGGAACCGATATTTTGTATAAGGCAGTTAAAAATGTGTATTCATTATAA
- a CDS encoding PTS transporter subunit EIIC, translated as MREKMMEGMQRFSKAMFIPVLILPIAGILIALGNVFTNQRLLDTVPFLDNPITTGFGTILSGSLVSILGNLGLIFCVGITVGLAKKEKAVAGFTAMLGYLVFVNAMNQFMELSGLLTEAEAMQNAGQTLVMGVQIMDMGVFLGIMLGLVTAYVHNKFIEKEFKGALQIYGGSRFVFIVLIPVVILLAVALTYIWPFFQSGINSLGSLIQSSGNFGLFLYGMLERLLIPTGLHHLVYTPFLYSSLGGVTEVGNQVFEGARNIYYAEIADPSVTRLSESVIWDARGISKMFGLIGACLAMYHTAKPENKAKAKAILIPVAFTSFIAGVTEPIEFSFMFVAPLLFVIHAALSGLSFVVLNLLDVRAIGPNGMIDFLLYNLPLGIEKTSWPMYILVGLLFFVIYYVTFRFLITKFNFKTVGREDGEQETKMYSKKEYKEKKGKEEALVAQESPGKASVIVDALGGANNIKTVTNCYTRLRLTLDEPDLVDELTLKNETGANGVIVKNQNVQVVYGLEVNNIRKDVDNYLGIKEVD; from the coding sequence ATGAGGGAAAAAATGATGGAGGGAATGCAAAGGTTTTCCAAGGCAATGTTTATTCCTGTGCTGATTCTACCAATTGCAGGTATTTTGATTGCTCTTGGAAATGTATTTACAAATCAAAGATTACTTGACACTGTTCCGTTTTTAGATAATCCTATCACAACTGGGTTTGGGACTATTTTATCTGGCTCTTTAGTTTCTATTCTTGGTAACTTAGGATTGATATTTTGTGTCGGTATAACAGTAGGTTTAGCGAAGAAGGAAAAGGCAGTAGCTGGGTTTACAGCGATGTTAGGTTATCTGGTATTCGTTAATGCGATGAATCAATTTATGGAACTGAGTGGTTTACTGACTGAGGCAGAAGCAATGCAAAATGCCGGCCAGACATTGGTGATGGGTGTACAAATCATGGATATGGGTGTTTTTCTGGGTATCATGCTCGGGCTTGTAACAGCTTATGTTCATAATAAATTCATTGAAAAAGAATTCAAAGGAGCCTTGCAAATTTATGGCGGTTCCCGCTTTGTATTTATTGTCTTAATCCCGGTGGTTATTTTATTAGCGGTTGCTCTCACATATATTTGGCCTTTCTTTCAAAGTGGAATTAATAGTTTGGGATCTTTAATCCAGAGCAGTGGGAACTTTGGCTTGTTCTTATACGGGATGTTAGAAAGGTTACTAATTCCGACGGGTTTGCATCACTTAGTATATACGCCATTTTTATATTCATCTTTGGGTGGTGTGACAGAAGTTGGGAATCAAGTATTTGAAGGCGCGAGAAACATTTACTACGCCGAAATTGCTGATCCGAGTGTAACCCGTCTATCGGAAAGTGTTATATGGGATGCGCGCGGTATTTCTAAAATGTTTGGGCTAATTGGTGCGTGCTTAGCCATGTATCATACTGCAAAGCCTGAAAACAAAGCAAAAGCAAAAGCGATTTTAATTCCAGTAGCTTTCACATCTTTTATTGCTGGTGTAACAGAGCCAATTGAGTTCTCCTTTATGTTTGTAGCACCACTATTGTTTGTAATCCATGCTGCATTAAGCGGATTGAGCTTTGTTGTATTAAATCTATTGGATGTTCGTGCAATAGGGCCAAATGGGATGATTGACTTCTTATTGTATAATCTACCGCTAGGAATTGAAAAGACAAGCTGGCCTATGTACATTTTAGTAGGATTGCTGTTCTTTGTTATTTATTATGTTACATTCCGTTTCTTAATTACGAAATTCAATTTCAAAACGGTTGGACGTGAGGATGGAGAACAGGAAACGAAAATGTACTCCAAGAAAGAGTATAAAGAAAAGAAAGGCAAAGAGGAAGCCCTAGTGGCACAAGAGAGTCCAGGCAAGGCGAGCGTCATTGTCGATGCTTTGGGTGGCGCTAACAATATTAAAACCGTTACCAATTGTTACACACGATTAAGACTCACACTGGACGAACCGGATTTAGTAGATGAATTAACATTAAAAAACGAAACCGGAGCAAACGGTGTCATTGTAAAAAATCAAAATGTTCAAGTCGTATATGGGTTGGAAGTTAACAACATTAGAAAAGACGTAGATAACTATTTAGGTATAAAAGAAGTTGATTAA
- a CDS encoding PTS sugar transporter subunit IIA: protein MLKKLLRKKETTETFLSPITGNVVKMEDVPDEVFSQKLMGDGVAIEPTEGIVVAPFDGEVAQFFQTKHAVGIRGTNGLEVLIHIGLETVALNGEGFEGFVEQGDHVKAGDKLVAFDLELIKAKADTVISPVVITNGEMVESLIKSEEKVVAHGESVLLTVKMK, encoded by the coding sequence ATGCTAAAAAAATTACTTAGGAAAAAGGAAACAACTGAGACATTTCTCTCTCCGATTACCGGAAATGTTGTCAAAATGGAAGATGTACCGGATGAGGTATTCAGTCAGAAATTAATGGGTGATGGAGTTGCCATTGAACCAACAGAAGGTATCGTGGTAGCTCCTTTTGATGGAGAGGTGGCTCAATTTTTTCAAACAAAACATGCTGTCGGAATCCGTGGCACAAATGGTTTGGAAGTTTTAATTCATATTGGATTAGAAACAGTAGCCCTTAATGGAGAAGGTTTTGAGGGATTTGTGGAACAAGGTGACCATGTGAAGGCAGGGGATAAACTTGTAGCCTTTGATCTGGAACTCATTAAGGCAAAAGCTGATACTGTCATTTCACCAGTTGTTATCACAAATGGAGAGATGGTGGAATCACTGATTAAAAGTGAAGAAAAAGTTGTTGCACATGGCGAATCCGTATTACTGACTGTCAAAATGAAATAG
- a CDS encoding 6-phospho-alpha-glucosidase, which yields MKEFSVVIAGGGSTYTPGIVMMLLDNLDRFPIKKLTLYDNDADRQTVLGKSLEILLKEQAPDIKFSYTTDPEEAFTGTDFCFAHIRVGKYDMREKDEKIPLKHGVVGQETCGPGGIAYGMRSIGPMIEMIDLMEKYSPECWMLNYSNPAAIIAEACRILRPNSRVLNICDMPVGTLRRMSQIIDKDPKDLEVRYFGLNHFGWWTSVKDKEGHEYLSQIREYVAEHGYLTQTEVDTQHMDQSWQETHKKAKDLLAIEPRFLPNTYLKYYFYPDFVVEHSDSDYTRANEVIDGREKEVFSTAKNITEKGTAEGSGFAIGSHATFIVDLARAIAYNTHERMLMIVENNGAIANFDDDAMVEVPCLIGSDGPERLSQGNIPEFERALMYQQVTVEKLAVEAYIEGSYQKFWQALTLSKTVPSAEVAKQVLDDLIEANQDYWPEFK from the coding sequence ATGAAAGAGTTCTCAGTTGTTATTGCAGGTGGCGGAAGTACGTATACACCAGGAATTGTTATGATGTTATTGGACAATTTAGATCGTTTTCCAATTAAAAAACTGACCTTATATGACAATGATGCTGACAGACAAACCGTTTTAGGCAAATCATTGGAAATCTTATTGAAAGAGCAAGCGCCAGACATTAAATTTTCTTATACGACAGATCCTGAAGAAGCATTCACTGGTACAGATTTTTGTTTCGCGCATATTCGCGTTGGAAAATACGATATGCGTGAAAAAGATGAAAAAATCCCATTAAAACATGGTGTCGTCGGGCAAGAAACTTGTGGACCTGGCGGAATTGCCTATGGAATGCGTAGTATTGGACCAATGATTGAAATGATAGACCTGATGGAAAAGTATTCACCTGAATGCTGGATGTTGAATTATTCAAATCCTGCAGCTATTATAGCTGAAGCTTGTCGCATCCTTCGCCCTAATTCACGGGTGTTAAATATTTGTGATATGCCTGTTGGAACGTTAAGGAGAATGTCGCAAATTATTGACAAGGATCCTAAAGATTTAGAAGTTCGTTATTTTGGGTTAAACCATTTTGGTTGGTGGACAAGTGTTAAAGATAAGGAAGGTCATGAATATTTGTCACAAATTCGTGAATATGTTGCAGAGCATGGTTATCTTACTCAAACTGAGGTAGATACACAGCACATGGACCAAAGTTGGCAAGAGACGCATAAAAAGGCGAAGGACCTTTTGGCGATTGAACCGAGATTTTTGCCTAATACGTATTTAAAGTATTATTTCTACCCTGATTTCGTTGTAGAACATTCAGATTCTGATTATACTCGGGCCAACGAGGTAATCGATGGAAGGGAAAAGGAAGTATTCTCGACTGCGAAAAATATCACTGAAAAAGGAACAGCAGAAGGAAGCGGATTTGCAATTGGCAGTCATGCCACGTTTATTGTTGATTTGGCACGTGCTATTGCGTATAACACGCATGAAAGAATGCTGATGATCGTAGAAAATAATGGTGCCATTGCAAACTTTGATGACGATGCAATGGTAGAAGTTCCATGCCTTATAGGCTCAGATGGACCGGAAAGATTGAGCCAAGGCAACATACCGGAATTTGAGAGGGCGTTGATGTATCAGCAGGTAACAGTGGAAAAATTAGCGGTTGAAGCGTATATCGAGGGAAGTTACCAAAAGTTCTGGCAAGCATTAACGCTTTCCAAAACTGTGCCAAGTGCTGAAGTAGCGAAACAGGTACTTGATGATTTAATCGAGGCTAATCAAGATTACTGGCCGGAATTTAAATAA